A single Dreissena polymorpha isolate Duluth1 chromosome 14, UMN_Dpol_1.0, whole genome shotgun sequence DNA region contains:
- the LOC127858828 gene encoding vacuolar protein-sorting-associated protein 25-like: protein MGSVEKPWQFNFPPFFTIQPNIDTRKKQLEAWCEYVLEHQKNKNSHSLDINEAHSAIFTNKDINRKLPMDGVQMVLEELRKKGHLEWKDPKVQKECLIMWRTPEEWGKLIYKYISSKSMINTVCTLFELANGDDTEGEAFHGLEDWLLRRALQTLEKDGKAELMSFDGNEGVKFF, encoded by the coding sequence ATGGGGTCAGTAGAAAAGCCGTGGCAGTTTAATTTCCCGCCATTTTTCACCATCCAGCCAAACATTGACACCAGGAAGAAGCAGCTGGAAGCATGGTGTGAGTACGTCCTGGAACATCAGAAAAACAAGAACAGTCACTCTCTGGACATAAATGAAGCTCATTCTGCGATTTTTACCAATAAGGATATCAACCGAAAGCTTCCCATGGACGGTGTACAGATGGTCTTGGAGGAATTACGGAAGAAAGGTCATCTAGAATGGAAGGACCCGAAGGTGCAAAAGGAATGCCTGATAATGTGGCGAACACCGGAAGAGTGGGGAAAACTGATATACAAGTACATATCGTCAAAAAGCATGATCAACACAGTGTGCACGTTGTTTGAGCTGGCGAATGGGGATGATACTGAAGGGGAGGCGTTTCATGGCTTGGAAGACTGGTTATTACGAAGGGCACTGCAGACGCTTGAAAAAGACGGCAAGGCTGAGCTCATGTCATTTGATGGCAACGAGGGGGTCAaattcttttga